A region from the Mucilaginibacter sp. CSA2-8R genome encodes:
- the rplV gene encoding 50S ribosomal protein L22: MEATTKIKKSVAIRQRKEQEKAQQGGASVAKLQNCPTSPRKMRLVVDLIRGEQVEKALYILKYTNKEAAIRVEKLLLSAIKNWEAKNEGKRVEDSALYVKEVSVGGGRQLKRLRPAPQGRGYRIRKRSNHVTLIVGSKTEIN, from the coding sequence ATGGAAGCAACAACAAAAATTAAAAAGTCTGTAGCTATCAGACAGCGCAAAGAGCAAGAGAAAGCTCAGCAAGGAGGAGCTTCTGTTGCCAAGTTGCAAAACTGCCCTACTTCGCCCCGTAAGATGCGTTTAGTGGTTGATTTGATTCGCGGTGAACAAGTGGAAAAAGCTCTGTATATCTTAAAGTATACCAATAAAGAAGCTGCTATCCGTGTTGAAAAGTTATTACTCTCAGCCATTAAAAACTGGGAAGCTAAAAACGAAGGTAAACGCGTTGAAGACAGCGCATTATATGTAAAAGAAGTTTCAGTTGGTGGTGGCCGTCAATTAAAGCGTCTGCGTCCGGCTCCTCAAGGCCGCGGATACCGCATTCGTAAACGTTCAAACCACGTTACTTTAATTGTGGGTAGCAAAACCGAAATCAACTAA
- the rpsC gene encoding 30S ribosomal protein S3 produces MGQKAHPIGNRLGIIRGWDSNWFGGNNYSDKLVEDEKIRKYLSVRIAKGGVSKVVIERTLKRITVTIHTARPGIVIGKGGQEVDKIKEELKKLTKKDVQINIFEIKRPELDAQLVAESVAKQLEARISFRRAMKTTIASTMRMGAEGIKVMTSGRLGGAEMARTEQYKEGRIPLHTFRADIDYALAEALTTYGKIGVKVWICKGEVYGKRDLSPNIGSTSSSSGRGGRPEGAAAFGNERGGNDRRGGGDRRQGGGGDRRQGGGNGNQRGGGGQGGGNRPGGQNRQGGGNRPGGPGRPGGNR; encoded by the coding sequence ATGGGACAAAAAGCACATCCAATAGGTAACCGTTTAGGAATCATCAGAGGCTGGGATTCTAACTGGTTCGGTGGCAACAACTACTCCGATAAATTAGTTGAGGACGAAAAAATCCGCAAATACCTTTCAGTACGTATCGCCAAAGGCGGTGTGTCTAAAGTAGTAATCGAGCGTACATTAAAACGCATCACTGTAACCATCCACACTGCCCGTCCGGGTATTGTAATTGGTAAAGGTGGTCAGGAAGTAGATAAAATTAAAGAAGAGCTTAAAAAGCTTACCAAAAAAGACGTTCAGATCAACATTTTTGAGATCAAACGTCCTGAATTGGATGCTCAATTAGTTGCTGAAAGCGTTGCTAAGCAATTAGAGGCTCGTATCTCTTTCCGTCGTGCCATGAAAACTACCATCGCATCAACCATGCGTATGGGAGCAGAAGGTATAAAAGTAATGACCTCAGGTCGTTTAGGTGGTGCTGAGATGGCACGTACCGAGCAATATAAAGAAGGAAGAATCCCTCTGCATACTTTCCGTGCTGACATTGATTATGCATTGGCTGAAGCTTTAACCACTTATGGCAAAATCGGCGTAAAAGTTTGGATTTGCAAAGGTGAAGTTTACGGCAAACGCGATCTTTCTCCTAACATCGGTTCAACCAGCAGCTCAAGCGGCAGAGGCGGGCGTCCGGAAGGTGCTGCAGCATTTGGCAACGAGCGCGGTGGTAACGATCGCAGAGGTGGTGGCGACCGTCGTCAAGGTGGCGGTGGTGACCGTCGTCAAGGTGGCGGTAACGGCAACCAACGCGGTGGCGGTGGTCAAGGAGGCGGTAACCGTCCGGGTGGTCAAAACCGTCAAGGCGGTGGCAACCGTCCAGGTGGCCCAGGCCGTCCGGGAGGAAACAGATAA
- the rplP gene encoding 50S ribosomal protein L16 codes for MLQPKRTKFRKMQKGRMKGAATRGAELSFGSFGIKSLEPAWITSRQIEAARIAVTRFMKREGQVWIRIFPDKPVTKKPAEVRMGKGKGAPEYWVAVVRPGRIIFEAEGVPLEVAKEALRLAAQKLPVQTKFIVRRDYVEA; via the coding sequence ATGCTACAGCCAAAAAGAACGAAGTTCAGAAAGATGCAAAAAGGCAGAATGAAAGGAGCCGCTACCCGCGGTGCTGAGCTTTCATTCGGATCTTTCGGTATAAAATCACTCGAGCCGGCCTGGATTACCAGCCGTCAAATCGAGGCTGCACGTATCGCTGTAACACGTTTTATGAAACGTGAAGGACAGGTTTGGATCAGGATTTTCCCTGACAAACCAGTAACTAAAAAACCAGCAGAGGTACGTATGGGTAAAGGTAAAGGTGCTCCTGAATACTGGGTTGCGGTAGTACGCCCAGGACGGATCATCTTTGAAGCAGAAGGTGTGCCATTAGAAGTTGCTAAAGAAGCACTTCGCCTGGCCGCTCAAAAGCTGCCCGTTCAAACCAAATTTATTGTACGTAGAGATTACGTAGAAGCATAG
- the rpmC gene encoding 50S ribosomal protein L29 → MKSSEISALSTEELVARISEEKTNLTKLKFAHAVSAIENPIRIKNVRKEVARLNTELTKRKAASASEQQ, encoded by the coding sequence ATGAAAAGCTCAGAAATATCAGCGCTGTCAACTGAAGAGTTAGTTGCAAGAATTAGCGAGGAGAAAACTAATCTTACCAAACTGAAATTTGCTCATGCAGTTTCGGCTATTGAGAACCCTATCCGTATTAAAAATGTACGTAAGGAAGTTGCTCGTTTAAATACTGAATTAACCAAGCGCAAAGCGGCGTCAGCTTCTGAACAGCAATAA
- the rpsQ gene encoding 30S ribosomal protein S17 has product MERNLRKTRTGLVVSNKMDKSIVVAVERKVKHPIYGKFVNKTAKFMAHDEANTCGIGDTVLIMETRPLSKNKNWRLVQILERAK; this is encoded by the coding sequence ATGGAAAGAAATTTAAGAAAAACCCGTACCGGACTGGTAGTTAGCAATAAGATGGATAAATCCATCGTTGTTGCCGTAGAACGGAAAGTAAAACACCCTATCTATGGTAAGTTCGTAAACAAAACTGCCAAGTTCATGGCTCATGACGAAGCTAATACCTGTGGTATTGGTGATACCGTATTGATTATGGAAACCCGCCCGTTGAGCAAAAATAAAAACTGGAGATTAGTTCAAATTTTAGAGAGGGCTAAATAA
- the rplN gene encoding 50S ribosomal protein L14, giving the protein MVQQESRLTVADNSGAKEVLVIRVLGGTAKRYASVGDKIVVTVKSALPSGNVKKGTVSKAVVVRTKKEIRRKDGSYIRFDDNAAVLLNNQDEPRGTRIFGPVARELREKQFMKIVSLAPEVL; this is encoded by the coding sequence ATGGTACAACAGGAATCGAGATTAACTGTAGCTGATAACAGCGGCGCTAAAGAAGTGTTGGTTATCCGCGTATTAGGCGGTACAGCAAAACGCTATGCCTCTGTTGGCGATAAAATTGTAGTAACTGTTAAAAGTGCTTTGCCATCCGGCAACGTAAAAAAAGGTACTGTATCTAAAGCCGTAGTTGTAAGAACTAAAAAGGAAATACGCCGCAAAGACGGTTCTTATATCCGTTTCGACGATAATGCTGCTGTTCTGTTAAACAACCAGGATGAGCCCAGAGGTACACGTATCTTCGGTCCGGTAGCAAGAGAGTTACGCGAGAAACAATTCATGAAAATTGTATCATTAGCACCGGAGGTATTGTAA
- the rplX gene encoding 50S ribosomal protein L24 — MENKKVKLKIRKGDLVKVIAGDSKGQQGKITEIIIDKNRAVVEGVNMVSKHTKPNAANPNGGIVKKEAAIHISNLALVDPKSGETTRVGRKKNDAGKLVRVAKKSGEEIK; from the coding sequence ATGGAAAACAAAAAAGTAAAATTAAAGATCCGCAAAGGTGACTTGGTTAAGGTTATCGCCGGCGATTCAAAAGGTCAGCAAGGTAAAATTACCGAAATCATCATTGATAAAAACCGTGCAGTGGTTGAAGGTGTGAACATGGTTTCAAAACACACTAAACCAAATGCAGCCAACCCTAATGGTGGCATTGTAAAAAAAGAAGCTGCTATTCATATTTCTAACCTGGCATTGGTTGATCCAAAATCTGGAGAAACAACCCGCGTAGGTCGTAAAAAGAATGATGCAGGCAAATTGGTTAGAGTAGCAAAAAAATCAGGGGAGGAAATTAAATAA
- the rplE gene encoding 50S ribosomal protein L5, with amino-acid sequence MSYVPRLKSKYKDEIRTALKDKFQYKSVMQVPKLEKIAINQGVGAATTDKKLIDTTIAELATITGQKPVASKSKKDISNFKLRKGMPVGVRVTLRDNNMYEFLDRLIAVALPRIRDFKGINDKGFDGKGNYTLGITEQIIFPEINIDKINKIQGMDITFVTSASNDVEALELLKQFGLPFKNQNTNNG; translated from the coding sequence ATGTCTTACGTTCCAAGATTAAAATCCAAATACAAAGACGAGATCCGCACCGCTCTGAAAGATAAATTTCAGTACAAAAGCGTAATGCAGGTTCCGAAGCTGGAAAAAATTGCAATCAATCAGGGTGTTGGCGCAGCTACTACCGACAAAAAACTTATCGATACTACTATTGCTGAGTTAGCAACCATCACTGGTCAAAAACCGGTAGCTTCAAAATCTAAGAAAGATATCTCTAACTTTAAATTACGTAAAGGTATGCCGGTAGGTGTACGTGTTACTTTACGTGATAACAATATGTACGAGTTTTTAGATCGTTTGATTGCTGTTGCTCTTCCACGTATCCGTGACTTTAAAGGTATTAACGATAAAGGCTTTGATGGCAAAGGTAACTACACTTTAGGTATCACCGAGCAAATCATATTCCCGGAGATAAATATTGATAAAATCAATAAAATTCAGGGTATGGATATTACCTTTGTAACTTCTGCATCAAACGACGTTGAGGCGTTAGAGTTGCTGAAACAATTTGGTTTACCATTTAAAAATCAAAATACTAACAATGGCTAA
- the rpsN gene encoding 30S ribosomal protein S14, whose amino-acid sequence MAKEGVKAREVKRAKLVARYAEKRAALKASGDYEALDKLPKAASPVKLHNRCKLTGRPRGYMRQFGISRVTFREMALAGKIPGVKKASW is encoded by the coding sequence ATGGCTAAAGAAGGTGTTAAAGCACGTGAAGTAAAACGCGCTAAATTAGTGGCCCGGTATGCCGAGAAAAGAGCTGCCTTAAAAGCCTCTGGCGATTACGAAGCATTAGATAAATTACCTAAAGCTGCATCGCCTGTTAAATTGCACAACCGTTGCAAGCTTACTGGTCGTCCTCGCGGATATATGCGTCAGTTTGGTATTTCACGTGTTACATTCCGTGAAATGGCTCTGGCCGGAAAAATCCCCGGAGTAAAAAAAGCAAGCTGGTAA